In a genomic window of Pseudoalteromonas ulvae UL12:
- a CDS encoding TonB-dependent receptor domain-containing protein, translating to MFKLSKLSLGILAISANVIAFNSAAEDAIERISITGSKIQKIDLESASPITSLSADDLAITGISNLEEVLQSLTVSAGPAGNSTNAYWTSNGYATAQVNLRGLGIKRTLVLLNGQRLVAGGTGANDSPDLNMIPMGLVERIDILKDGASAIYGADAVAGVVNIITKSGVDGAKLIAKIGQSSKKDAEHAELNFIIGHSFETGSAVFNINYVDNGHAMQSRRNKCPLRESDDGLDCIYSGTTIGGRAQLADGQEVQFNQNVGSSGNTFEPYNNKLHGYNWFESLNSYSPMQRLNLSTFFEYNLNENLQLNSGVIVANRRSSQIVTPRGFRAVNVSKDFIYNPTGQDLTLKNRRNIEVDNPEFFQETNTLQLNLGVTGELKNSWLWQAHYNYGRNTGRDGWSYDMDDMRVANSLDSELCSIDPSAEIPCGDFFGVGELSQQVIDYVTYRREGTGGNQLQSMSAELSGDLISLPFGDVAFAAGIIQRKEKGWRNPDPVVLRNQEEDAISGDSEVKEAFIEFSVPLLSDLAFAQDVKLDMATRYSDYRDFEAETTYKLGLTWRLNDSFMLRGVRSSAFRTPTITEQFGGTNTENLLTIDPCAQATGAILINCRADGVPDNFVQDGSTIRTGVGGNPDVAPEKAHTFTMGAVYQSENVSATVDYFNIDIDDAINSVAGTNMLRLCYTDPIAYRDFCNSFTRDDKSKQIISLEKRPMNAAKDQTAGIDLNLQVRGAFSDINWHLNWETTRLLKHENTAFDGAETEMLLGKITSDRGSFAKWKSQLTAGVKAANWQAAYSVQYIGKADDENGGGEIGRTVESVMYHDTQVQYFWSDSLTLALGIDNIFDKKAPFLTSWNDANTDVFTYDTVGRRGYLKVIFDF from the coding sequence ATGTTCAAGTTGTCTAAACTTTCTTTAGGTATCCTAGCAATATCAGCGAATGTAATAGCATTTAATAGTGCGGCTGAAGACGCTATTGAGCGAATTAGTATTACGGGTTCTAAAATCCAAAAAATAGATCTTGAATCGGCCAGTCCAATTACAAGCTTATCTGCCGATGATTTAGCTATTACAGGTATTTCAAATTTAGAAGAGGTTTTACAATCACTCACCGTTTCAGCGGGGCCAGCTGGAAATTCTACGAATGCATACTGGACGAGTAACGGCTATGCAACTGCGCAAGTAAATTTAAGAGGTTTGGGCATAAAGCGCACTTTGGTGCTGCTTAATGGGCAAAGGCTTGTCGCTGGTGGAACGGGTGCTAATGATAGCCCAGACCTAAATATGATCCCTATGGGCTTAGTTGAGCGCATTGATATTCTAAAAGACGGTGCTTCTGCAATTTACGGGGCTGATGCAGTCGCTGGTGTTGTCAATATTATTACCAAAAGCGGTGTTGATGGTGCCAAACTGATAGCGAAAATAGGGCAAAGTAGTAAGAAAGATGCTGAGCATGCAGAATTAAACTTTATTATTGGTCATAGTTTTGAAACTGGGAGTGCTGTGTTCAATATCAACTATGTTGATAATGGTCATGCTATGCAATCTCGACGCAATAAATGTCCGTTAAGAGAAAGCGATGATGGTTTAGATTGTATTTACTCGGGCACAACCATAGGTGGGCGAGCTCAATTGGCGGATGGTCAAGAGGTTCAGTTTAATCAGAATGTCGGCTCGAGTGGAAATACTTTTGAACCCTACAACAATAAACTGCATGGCTATAATTGGTTTGAGTCACTCAATTCATACAGCCCGATGCAACGGCTAAACTTATCGACTTTTTTTGAATATAACCTCAATGAAAATCTACAGCTCAACAGTGGCGTTATTGTGGCAAACCGCCGTTCAAGTCAAATTGTCACCCCTCGGGGTTTTAGAGCCGTAAATGTCAGTAAAGATTTCATTTATAACCCAACGGGACAAGACTTAACGCTAAAAAACCGTCGAAATATTGAAGTAGATAATCCCGAATTCTTCCAAGAAACAAATACATTACAGTTAAACTTAGGTGTAACCGGAGAGCTTAAAAATAGTTGGTTATGGCAAGCGCATTATAATTATGGACGAAACACAGGCCGCGATGGTTGGAGTTACGACATGGACGATATGCGCGTTGCAAATTCACTTGATAGCGAGTTATGTAGTATTGATCCGAGTGCCGAGATCCCATGTGGTGATTTTTTTGGTGTGGGGGAGTTATCTCAACAAGTCATTGATTATGTTACTTATCGAAGAGAGGGCACAGGTGGAAATCAACTACAATCAATGAGTGCTGAACTTTCAGGAGATTTAATAAGTCTGCCTTTTGGTGATGTTGCATTTGCTGCAGGTATCATTCAACGTAAAGAAAAAGGGTGGCGAAACCCTGATCCAGTGGTATTGCGTAATCAAGAGGAAGATGCAATTTCGGGTGATTCAGAAGTAAAAGAAGCATTTATTGAATTTTCAGTCCCCTTATTGAGTGATTTGGCTTTTGCACAAGATGTGAAGCTTGATATGGCAACGCGTTATTCTGATTATCGAGACTTTGAGGCTGAGACAACCTATAAGCTCGGACTTACTTGGCGCCTTAATGATAGTTTTATGCTAAGAGGTGTCAGGTCCAGCGCATTCAGAACACCAACCATTACAGAGCAATTTGGTGGTACTAATACTGAAAATTTGTTAACTATCGACCCATGCGCTCAAGCGACTGGCGCAATCTTGATAAATTGTCGCGCTGATGGAGTACCAGATAACTTCGTCCAAGATGGTTCGACAATTCGAACTGGTGTGGGTGGTAACCCTGATGTAGCTCCGGAAAAGGCTCATACATTTACTATGGGCGCGGTTTATCAGTCGGAGAATGTGTCTGCCACAGTAGATTACTTTAATATCGACATTGACGATGCTATCAACTCTGTTGCTGGGACAAATATGCTGCGTTTATGTTATACCGATCCGATAGCGTACCGAGACTTTTGTAATAGCTTTACTCGTGACGATAAAAGTAAGCAGATTATCTCATTAGAAAAGCGACCAATGAATGCAGCGAAAGATCAGACTGCAGGGATTGATTTAAATTTACAAGTTAGAGGTGCATTTTCTGACATAAATTGGCATCTAAACTGGGAAACAACGAGATTACTTAAGCATGAAAATACCGCGTTTGATGGTGCTGAAACAGAAATGTTGCTTGGAAAAATTACCTCAGATCGAGGTAGTTTTGCGAAGTGGAAGTCGCAATTAACAGCAGGTGTAAAAGCAGCCAATTGGCAAGCCGCTTATAGTGTGCAATATATCGGCAAAGCTGATGATGAAAATGGCGGCGGAGAAATTGGCAGAACAGTGGAAAGCGTCATGTACCATGATACTCAGGTTCAATATTTTTGGTCAGATTCGCTTACGCTTGCGCTAGGCATTGATAATATTTTTGACAAAAAAGCGCCATTCTTAACGTCATGGAATGATGCAAACACAGATGTATTTACCTATGACACAGTTGGAAGGCGAGGCTACTTGAAAGTGATATTTGATTTTTAA
- a CDS encoding YegP family protein, producing MKAKFQLFKSTKKNQFYFRLLATNNQIILASEGYATKANGKNGITSVKVHSPHDNFYQRLNASNRQYYFTLTAANNQVIGVSELYVSTKGRENGIASVKQNAQTAGIEDLTVEYAGA from the coding sequence ATGAAAGCTAAATTTCAATTATTCAAAAGCACAAAGAAAAACCAATTTTATTTTCGCCTTTTGGCAACCAATAACCAAATTATATTGGCCTCTGAAGGCTATGCGACTAAAGCGAACGGTAAGAACGGCATTACATCCGTAAAAGTTCATTCTCCACATGATAATTTCTATCAGCGATTAAATGCATCCAATAGACAATATTATTTCACGCTAACGGCAGCCAATAATCAGGTTATCGGAGTTAGCGAACTGTATGTATCTACTAAAGGTCGAGAGAATGGTATTGCATCCGTGAAACAAAATGCGCAAACCGCTGGAATTGAGGATTTAACAGTAGAGTATGCTGGAGCCTAG
- a CDS encoding pirin family protein codes for MITHYPYDQLGKANYGWLKSSHHFSFANYYNPARMGFGSLRVINDDWVEPLRGFAAHPHKNMEIISFIRSGAITHQDSVGNEGITESGEVQVMSAGSGIVHSEYNRTKEPLTFYQIWIEPNKLNVKPRWQSKLFPKALSESALPLLVSGFEEDNGHALFIQQEARIYGGKLAAGAEISVPILHQAYVLCTSGDFSINDSSKNVAMTKGDGAEVTELKSLVIKARTESELIVIDAP; via the coding sequence ATGATCACGCATTATCCATACGATCAACTGGGCAAGGCTAACTACGGCTGGCTTAAATCGTCACATCACTTTAGTTTTGCAAATTATTACAACCCTGCTCGCATGGGCTTTGGCAGCCTAAGAGTGATTAATGATGATTGGGTTGAACCGCTAAGAGGTTTTGCCGCCCATCCTCATAAGAACATGGAAATCATCAGTTTTATTCGCTCAGGCGCGATTACTCATCAAGACAGTGTCGGTAATGAAGGGATCACTGAGTCAGGCGAAGTACAGGTGATGAGCGCAGGCTCCGGCATTGTGCATTCCGAGTATAATCGGACAAAAGAGCCACTAACGTTTTATCAAATTTGGATTGAGCCGAACAAACTAAACGTTAAACCGCGTTGGCAAAGTAAGTTATTTCCTAAAGCTTTGAGCGAAAGTGCACTACCACTGTTGGTTTCTGGTTTTGAAGAAGATAATGGCCATGCTTTATTTATTCAGCAAGAAGCGCGTATTTACGGTGGGAAGCTAGCAGCTGGCGCTGAAATATCTGTGCCCATACTGCACCAAGCCTATGTACTTTGTACAAGCGGTGACTTTTCAATTAACGATAGTTCAAAAAACGTTGCGATGACAAAAGGGGATGGCGCTGAAGTGACCGAGCTCAAGAGCTTAGTGATCAAGGCAAGAACCGAATCAGAATTGATAGTAATTGATGCACCGTAG
- a CDS encoding DoxX family protein, whose translation MNNSMIKNIFKTDNHFSGPTLRLVAGIIFSAHGAQKLFAWSGGYGLDGTGQWMESIGLAPGFLMALLAGSAEFFGGILLLLGLLTRPAALALAGTMVVAILTAHIGNGLFMSNNGYEFGLALLAMSVALVIQGGGRFSLDSVIGRKL comes from the coding sequence ATGAACAATTCAATGATTAAGAACATATTCAAAACAGATAACCACTTTTCTGGCCCAACTTTACGTTTAGTTGCAGGGATTATTTTTTCTGCACATGGCGCGCAAAAACTATTTGCATGGTCTGGTGGTTACGGGTTAGACGGCACAGGGCAATGGATGGAATCAATTGGCTTAGCACCAGGATTTTTGATGGCGCTGCTAGCGGGTAGTGCAGAGTTTTTTGGAGGAATTTTGTTACTGCTTGGTTTACTGACACGACCTGCGGCACTTGCTTTAGCTGGCACTATGGTTGTCGCGATTTTAACTGCCCACATTGGAAACGGCTTATTTATGTCCAATAACGGATACGAATTTGGCTTAGCACTGCTCGCGATGAGTGTGGCACTTGTTATTCAAGGAGGCGGGCGTTTTTCTCTCGATAGTGTGATTGGTCGTAAGTTGTAG
- a CDS encoding S41 family peptidase, whose product MEISNIMKIVSRSFLLFLSLYLPNANAVAFQDANASLISNTKNAAPNHSVWKTQGYGYILEVIDEDIRFYDVTKHHCLLNTIETGEYPSRNLTVIGDTAELDWHTVHPVKLIKLNSLPKVCQQSRWPSTQTEHKAFSAPETFDILWVTFAENFAFNDELNWNWDANYAKWRNKITDGMSEAALADVFSELIDKLGDAHAYVESDDDSFFCDAQHKMGTI is encoded by the coding sequence ATGGAAATTTCTAATATCATGAAAATAGTATCTCGCTCATTCTTATTGTTTCTTAGCCTTTATTTACCTAATGCGAATGCTGTAGCGTTTCAGGATGCCAACGCTTCTTTAATAAGTAACACCAAGAATGCGGCACCTAATCATTCAGTCTGGAAAACACAAGGTTATGGCTACATATTAGAAGTTATTGACGAAGACATTCGGTTTTATGATGTAACTAAGCACCACTGCTTACTCAATACAATCGAAACGGGAGAATACCCGAGTCGCAATTTGACTGTTATTGGTGACACCGCTGAATTGGACTGGCACACAGTGCATCCAGTAAAACTGATAAAATTAAACAGCTTACCTAAAGTCTGTCAGCAGAGTCGATGGCCTAGCACTCAAACTGAACATAAAGCGTTCTCAGCCCCTGAAACGTTTGACATTTTGTGGGTTACTTTTGCAGAAAATTTTGCATTTAACGATGAGCTTAATTGGAACTGGGATGCCAATTACGCAAAATGGCGAAATAAAATTACAGATGGTATGAGTGAAGCAGCACTAGCTGATGTATTTAGCGAGCTTATAGATAAATTAGGGGATGCTCATGCCTATGTAGAATCAGATGATGACAGTTTTTTTTGCGATGCACAACATAAAATGGGAACAATTTAA
- a CDS encoding S41 family peptidase → MMTVFFAMHNIKWEQFKSRVLEEGFSQQNEFSSFREFYQALNNKRSRIIASYFDEKYPPQQLNRSLFWASLPHEIGYLSIEDMSEYTKENTVQADIDEVDRAMRHIMPILRNAKGLVIDLRWNSGGYDVVSQRILSYLIDKPLLIGSKSFRTENGFSKPTNIIVQPANFNRYLAPIVVLTSGITMSAAESFLLGVAAREHVTIIGEPSNGGFSDSLPKQLPNGWSFTLSNERYTDTKDESYEFRGYPVDKYFEYLNASDLKANKDSALIEAMNILH, encoded by the coding sequence ATGATGACAGTTTTTTTTGCGATGCACAACATAAAATGGGAACAATTTAAAAGCAGAGTTTTAGAGGAAGGGTTTTCACAACAAAATGAGTTTTCATCTTTTCGCGAATTTTATCAAGCACTAAATAACAAGCGTAGCCGTATAATTGCCAGCTATTTTGATGAAAAGTATCCCCCGCAGCAACTCAACCGCAGCTTATTTTGGGCTTCACTTCCTCATGAAATAGGTTACTTAAGTATTGAAGATATGAGCGAATATACAAAAGAAAATACAGTTCAAGCGGATATTGATGAAGTCGATAGGGCGATGCGGCATATTATGCCTATTTTGAGGAACGCCAAAGGACTAGTAATAGATTTAAGGTGGAATAGCGGCGGGTATGATGTTGTATCACAAAGAATATTGTCTTATTTGATTGATAAACCACTGCTGATAGGGAGTAAATCATTCAGAACCGAAAATGGTTTTAGTAAACCAACCAATATTATTGTCCAACCAGCAAACTTTAATCGTTATCTTGCGCCGATTGTAGTGCTTACCAGCGGTATCACCATGAGTGCAGCTGAGTCATTCCTACTTGGCGTTGCAGCAAGAGAGCACGTCACCATTATTGGAGAACCATCAAATGGTGGTTTTAGCGATTCACTCCCTAAACAATTACCTAATGGCTGGTCATTTACGTTATCTAATGAACGTTATACAGACACGAAAGATGAGAGTTATGAATTTCGTGGCTACCCAGTAGATAAATACTTCGAATATTTAAATGCATCTGATTTAAAGGCAAATAAGGACAGTGCGCTCATTGAAGCAATGAATATTTTGCATTAA
- a CDS encoding LysR substrate-binding domain-containing protein, with protein sequence MHSSPITIEALQVLDAINQRGSFAAAAEELNRVPSAISYIVQKLEEQLSVTLFVRQGRRSVLTPAGKHLLNEGRKLLGAVNKLAEQTQTISHGWEPKIRVAFDTIIELDPLLANIKQFLDTHPNIEIDLSEHVMNGSWEALIEDKVDLLIGAPAPVPNHQGIRAIPIKHIEQVLAVPKDHPLTKLESTITEADIQHYRTIIVHDSAKHAVPWSSNVIARSEHFFVASIAQKIKAIKAGIGVGFLPLDRIQTELASGVIKALATEGDKKMTHAYLAWKIANKGKGLEKLRTIISQQHSLKT encoded by the coding sequence ATGCATAGCTCCCCTATTACAATCGAGGCACTGCAAGTGCTAGACGCAATCAACCAGCGTGGTAGTTTTGCTGCTGCCGCAGAAGAATTAAATAGAGTTCCATCAGCCATATCGTATATTGTTCAAAAATTAGAGGAGCAATTATCAGTCACTTTATTTGTTCGCCAAGGACGACGCTCAGTGTTAACCCCAGCGGGCAAGCATTTACTCAATGAAGGCCGAAAGCTGCTCGGTGCGGTGAATAAATTGGCTGAACAAACACAGACAATTTCCCACGGCTGGGAGCCCAAAATTCGTGTGGCATTCGATACCATCATTGAGCTAGATCCGCTCCTCGCGAATATCAAACAATTTTTAGATACTCATCCAAATATCGAGATTGATTTAAGCGAACATGTGATGAATGGCAGTTGGGAAGCGTTAATCGAAGACAAAGTTGATTTACTTATTGGTGCGCCAGCCCCAGTGCCAAATCATCAAGGGATCAGAGCAATACCAATTAAGCATATTGAGCAAGTACTGGCCGTGCCTAAAGATCACCCTCTTACCAAGCTAGAGAGCACCATTACTGAAGCGGATATTCAGCACTATCGAACGATCATAGTGCATGATTCAGCAAAACACGCCGTGCCTTGGTCAAGCAATGTAATTGCACGCTCTGAGCATTTTTTTGTCGCGAGCATTGCCCAAAAAATTAAAGCGATTAAAGCGGGCATCGGGGTTGGTTTTTTACCTCTAGACAGAATTCAAACGGAGTTGGCATCAGGAGTGATTAAAGCACTGGCAACAGAAGGCGATAAAAAAATGACTCACGCTTACCTTGCGTGGAAAATAGCCAATAAAGGTAAGGGGCTAGAAAAACTCAGAACTATCATAAGTCAGCAGCACTCGCTTAAAACCTAA
- a CDS encoding WYL domain-containing protein, whose amino-acid sequence MDKFTYESLIKKYNAQRAERFAFIDFVVRFLGGLNRSDLLDFFGIGDAAASKEISEYKRLRPRNVDYDRVMRKNVILRDSFTPLIEIDAETALGMLANGFNKNKLYDRPMLPYKRVGMVPRHLDIDLISKVTRAIHSKTAIKCDYISGNSKNHDERTLVPTAFFYDGHSWMFRAFHRESAASGGVKFKCFEFSRLKNVTECSNDSALPLETLAQDSDWHLLVPLQLTLHPSLSDSKKSTLIQEFGLVDRDDDFLVTEKAVLVYYLKKHWKIDVNDNPSGDGNYNFHLKNSSTLKHLECMENVFKYL is encoded by the coding sequence GTGGATAAATTCACTTATGAGAGCTTGATAAAAAAGTACAATGCACAGCGAGCCGAAAGGTTTGCTTTTATCGATTTTGTGGTTAGATTTTTAGGTGGATTGAACCGTTCAGATCTACTCGACTTTTTCGGAATTGGTGACGCAGCAGCCTCAAAGGAAATTTCAGAATACAAAAGATTACGTCCTAGAAACGTTGACTACGATAGAGTAATGCGCAAAAACGTTATTTTGCGAGACTCTTTTACTCCTTTAATTGAGATAGATGCGGAAACTGCTCTAGGGATGTTAGCCAATGGCTTTAATAAGAACAAGCTATATGATCGCCCTATGCTTCCTTACAAGCGAGTTGGAATGGTGCCACGGCATTTAGATATTGATCTGATTAGTAAGGTGACAAGAGCTATTCATTCCAAAACTGCGATAAAGTGCGACTACATATCAGGAAACAGTAAAAATCATGACGAGAGAACTTTAGTTCCAACAGCCTTCTTTTATGATGGGCATTCTTGGATGTTTAGGGCTTTTCATAGGGAATCCGCAGCATCTGGGGGTGTTAAATTTAAATGTTTTGAATTCTCACGTTTAAAGAATGTTACAGAATGTTCGAATGATTCGGCCTTACCCTTGGAAACACTAGCCCAAGATTCTGATTGGCATTTGCTTGTGCCTTTGCAATTGACATTGCACCCTAGTTTGTCCGACAGCAAGAAGTCAACTTTGATTCAAGAGTTTGGTTTAGTTGATAGAGACGATGATTTTTTGGTGACTGAAAAAGCGGTATTAGTTTACTACCTTAAGAAGCACTGGAAAATTGATGTTAACGATAATCCTAGCGGTGATGGTAATTACAATTTTCACTTGAAGAATAGCTCTACTCTGAAGCACCTTGAATGTATGGAAAACGTGTTCAAATATCTCTAA
- a CDS encoding glutathione S-transferase family protein: MGLIVNGKWVDNWYDTTASKGKFERQESRFRATISNEPDSQYPVEADRYHLYVSLACPWAHRTLIFRQLKQLEGIISVSVVQAQMLENGWEFGEPGTPYEDNLYQQQYLYELYLKSASDYQGRVTVPVLWDKKTQTIVNNESSDIIRIFNTAFNQLTGNDLDFYPEHLRSDIDQINERIYHTINNGVYRVGFATSQVAYEQAYDELFESLDWLEQHLSANRYLMGDTLTEADWRLLTTLLRFDAVYHGHFKCNRNKLNEFHHISNYVRELYQVEGIASTVDIPYTKLHYYGSHRTINPTLVVPKGPEQNFDLPHDRASI, encoded by the coding sequence ATGGGTTTAATTGTTAATGGTAAGTGGGTTGATAATTGGTACGACACAACAGCCAGCAAAGGCAAATTTGAACGCCAAGAAAGCCGTTTTCGCGCAACGATTTCAAACGAGCCAGATAGTCAGTATCCAGTAGAAGCGGATCGGTATCATTTATATGTGTCTTTAGCGTGTCCTTGGGCACACCGCACCCTAATTTTCAGGCAGCTAAAGCAATTGGAAGGCATTATTTCGGTCAGTGTGGTGCAAGCGCAAATGCTAGAAAATGGCTGGGAGTTTGGTGAGCCTGGTACGCCATATGAAGATAACCTCTACCAACAGCAATATTTATATGAGCTGTACTTAAAATCAGCCAGTGATTATCAAGGCAGAGTAACGGTACCGGTATTGTGGGATAAAAAGACACAAACAATTGTGAATAATGAGTCCAGTGACATCATTCGCATTTTCAATACGGCATTTAATCAATTAACAGGGAACGATTTAGACTTTTATCCAGAACATTTGCGAAGTGATATTGATCAAATAAACGAGCGTATTTATCACACGATTAATAATGGTGTGTACCGCGTGGGGTTTGCGACCAGCCAAGTGGCTTACGAGCAAGCATACGATGAATTATTTGAGAGCTTAGATTGGTTAGAGCAGCACTTATCGGCTAATCGCTATTTGATGGGCGATACGTTAACTGAAGCGGATTGGCGTTTGTTGACGACTTTGCTTCGGTTTGATGCGGTGTATCACGGGCATTTCAAATGTAACCGCAATAAATTGAATGAATTTCATCACATTAGTAATTATGTGCGCGAGTTGTATCAAGTAGAAGGTATCGCCAGCACCGTTGATATTCCATACACCAAGCTGCACTATTATGGGAGTCACAGAACGATTAACCCAACTTTAGTGGTGCCAAAAGGCCCCGAGCAAAACTTTGATCTGCCCCATGATCGAGCATCTATCTAA